From a region of the Aneurinibacillus sp. REN35 genome:
- a CDS encoding endo alpha-1,4 polygalactosaminidase, with the protein MKKLTVALLSLTLVLFGLGGSSTYVSAAKVSPFQQVTSYKIFYGKPTARVFNEMKNYNMVIVEPYHYTKADIERIKKGGTMVMGYVSTMEVASWNQTLLNKCEATDFFLRENEKVHFAEWDSYLMDITSPHYQQILMDEVKNQVAAKGFDGVFLDTVGDIDDQHGNDPVMLTLQQFGMAAFMSEIKAQFPSLYLIQNWGFGTLTGYTAPYVDGFMWENFDYATVAKDQWAQDRMAELHALQKQYPFSVFTISFSGKAKSTEYAKKQGFIHFHTTKGFDVW; encoded by the coding sequence GTGAAGAAGTTAACAGTCGCACTGTTGTCTTTGACTTTGGTACTATTCGGATTAGGAGGGTCTTCAACTTACGTGAGTGCAGCAAAAGTATCTCCATTCCAACAGGTGACTTCCTATAAAATTTTCTATGGTAAACCGACCGCACGCGTATTTAATGAAATGAAAAATTACAACATGGTTATTGTTGAGCCGTATCATTACACCAAAGCCGATATCGAACGGATCAAAAAAGGCGGCACGATGGTCATGGGTTATGTGAGTACAATGGAAGTTGCGTCATGGAATCAGACGCTATTAAATAAATGCGAGGCCACTGATTTCTTCCTCCGGGAGAATGAGAAGGTTCATTTTGCTGAATGGGATTCGTATTTAATGGATATTACTTCCCCGCACTATCAACAAATATTGATGGATGAAGTGAAAAATCAAGTAGCCGCAAAAGGATTTGATGGGGTATTTCTCGATACAGTAGGCGATATTGATGACCAGCACGGAAATGATCCTGTAATGCTTACACTGCAGCAGTTCGGCATGGCAGCATTTATGAGTGAGATCAAGGCGCAATTCCCAAGTCTATATTTGATTCAAAACTGGGGATTCGGTACGTTGACTGGATATACAGCTCCTTATGTAGACGGCTTTATGTGGGAGAACTTCGATTACGCGACCGTAGCGAAGGATCAGTGGGCACAGGATCGGATGGCAGAACTGCACGCACTTCAAAAGCAGTATCCGTTCTCTGTATTTACCATATCCTTTAGCGGTAAGGCGAAGAGTACAGAGTATGCAAAGAAACAAGGCTTCATTCATTTCCACACAACCAAAGGTTTTGATGTTTGGTAG
- a CDS encoding 3D domain-containing protein, whose product MRKSRSISLFRSIKAFRDNRKLLVIKGSMIMLLLCMYPVSSLAETPQQPVSGTLKNPPILTQSIHQALPYSSGEVSAKELEFPTALPAQDHTIDSVKIAAVNRNTNNRTLTRPKKPARSTTMTKVREGMTFTAHASGYTGPGRTKSGTKVRPGIVAVDTDYIPLGTVLYVEGYGQCRAEDIGGAIKGNAIDLAFATKKEALAWGRRDVEVKVISVP is encoded by the coding sequence ATGCGAAAGAGTCGATCTATATCTTTATTCCGCTCTATCAAGGCTTTCAGGGACAATCGTAAGTTACTTGTTATTAAAGGTTCGATGATCATGCTGCTTCTTTGCATGTATCCCGTTAGTTCTCTTGCTGAAACTCCTCAACAACCAGTATCAGGCACACTCAAAAATCCGCCAATACTTACACAGTCTATCCATCAAGCGCTACCTTATTCTAGCGGAGAAGTCTCAGCAAAAGAATTAGAATTTCCTACTGCCTTACCAGCGCAAGATCATACAATCGATTCCGTAAAAATTGCCGCAGTAAACAGGAATACTAACAACCGAACGCTCACTCGACCTAAGAAACCAGCACGCAGTACTACGATGACAAAAGTACGTGAAGGCATGACTTTTACCGCCCATGCATCCGGCTATACAGGACCTGGGCGTACCAAGTCCGGCACGAAGGTTCGTCCAGGCATTGTCGCAGTTGATACGGACTATATCCCTCTTGGAACCGTTCTCTATGTAGAAGGATATGGCCAATGCCGCGCCGAGGATATCGGCGGAGCCATAAAGGGTAATGCGATTGATCTAGCGTTCGCCACCAAAAAAGAGGCGCTTGCATGGGGTCGAAGAGATGTCGAGGTCAAAGTAATTAGCGTTCCGTAA
- a CDS encoding N-acetylmuramoyl-L-alanine amidase, translating to MAALIVIDPGHGGADPGASGNGLKEKDITLSIAKRVAKHLENMGVNVCLTRSDDNVFSSDKAADLKARAEFANRLDADYFISIHINAGGGTGFESYVAKSAANQEAGRCQHIVHSEVASVFTNAGLPDRGEKTANFAVLRQTSMPAILLEFGFVDYAKDVAQLKNPEFLNAVAEAVARGTARALHVENPAPSLPASSTKPISKYYKDILPGLEWAGESVDKLYEFGIMRGDGQGAFRPTDTMTRLEAAVAIHNTIEYLLKKSGTS from the coding sequence ATGGCTGCATTGATTGTGATTGATCCAGGACACGGGGGCGCTGATCCTGGAGCGAGCGGTAATGGGCTTAAGGAGAAGGATATTACGCTCTCTATTGCTAAGCGAGTAGCAAAGCATTTGGAGAATATGGGAGTGAATGTGTGTCTTACGCGCAGCGATGATAATGTATTTAGCTCAGATAAGGCCGCTGATTTAAAGGCGCGTGCAGAATTTGCTAATCGATTGGATGCAGATTACTTTATTTCGATTCATATCAATGCGGGAGGTGGAACTGGTTTTGAGAGCTATGTTGCCAAAAGCGCAGCAAATCAGGAAGCAGGCCGCTGCCAACATATTGTGCATAGTGAAGTAGCATCTGTCTTTACGAATGCTGGATTACCTGATAGGGGAGAGAAGACAGCGAACTTTGCTGTGTTGCGTCAAACATCCATGCCGGCCATCCTCCTTGAATTCGGGTTTGTTGATTATGCTAAGGATGTGGCGCAATTGAAAAATCCGGAATTTCTTAACGCTGTGGCAGAGGCTGTTGCCCGGGGTACGGCACGGGCGCTCCATGTCGAGAATCCAGCACCCTCATTACCTGCGTCTTCCACCAAGCCGATTAGTAAATATTACAAAGATATCCTCCCGGGTCTGGAATGGGCGGGGGAGAGTGTAGATAAGCTATACGAGTTTGGTATTATGAGAGGGGATGGACAGGGGGCATTCCGTCCAACGGATACAATGACCCGCTTGGAAGCGGCTGTTGCGATTCATAATACGATTGAGTATCTGCTAAAGAAAAGCGGTACGTCGTAG
- a CDS encoding LysR family transcriptional regulator, translating to MDFEQLRTFIVLARNKSFSKTAEALHLVQSTVSSRIQALEAEVGKPLFMRDRRKVDLTAAGYTFLPYAERLLLLNEESLLKIQSMKTFEDQLSIGATDTLWKYVLCPVVETFFNQYPTVSLKIKTGHSWDVVHHLKDGVVQLGFVYLPQSIPGFEVLPFYEEEIILVSHPEHEAARWDAVAPEFLASLPLLYVDWGNPFYEWVSELLPPEYVPQLHIDNVSMLLALLQKNIGMGFIVRSAVEEELRAGRLAEIQLTDGLVPPKRTAFIMAQKEHLHRPAIQSWLKTMQELRLLSLSTEKTPL from the coding sequence TTGGATTTTGAACAATTACGTACATTCATTGTATTGGCTCGCAACAAAAGCTTTTCTAAAACGGCTGAGGCTCTGCATCTTGTACAATCCACAGTTTCTTCGCGCATTCAAGCCTTAGAAGCTGAAGTCGGTAAACCCCTCTTCATGCGCGATCGGCGCAAGGTAGACCTTACTGCCGCCGGATATACATTTCTTCCATACGCTGAACGGTTGCTTTTACTCAATGAAGAGAGCTTGCTAAAGATACAATCTATGAAGACGTTTGAAGATCAGCTATCTATCGGTGCAACCGACACGTTATGGAAATATGTTCTCTGCCCTGTGGTTGAAACGTTTTTCAATCAATATCCTACCGTCTCACTAAAAATAAAAACAGGACATTCCTGGGATGTGGTGCATCATTTGAAGGACGGAGTTGTACAGCTCGGCTTTGTATACCTCCCACAGTCTATCCCGGGTTTTGAAGTACTCCCCTTCTATGAGGAGGAAATCATTCTCGTCTCCCATCCAGAGCATGAAGCAGCACGCTGGGATGCGGTAGCGCCTGAATTCCTTGCAAGCCTCCCTCTTCTATATGTGGATTGGGGAAACCCGTTTTATGAGTGGGTGAGTGAACTGCTTCCGCCTGAGTATGTTCCGCAACTGCACATCGACAATGTATCGATGCTCCTTGCTCTCCTGCAAAAAAACATCGGAATGGGATTTATCGTTCGATCCGCCGTAGAAGAAGAACTGCGTGCTGGGCGCTTAGCTGAGATCCAACTCACAGACGGACTCGTCCCTCCAAAACGCACTGCCTTTATTATGGCGCAGAAGGAACACCTGCACCGTCCCGCTATTCAAAGCTGGCTTAAAACCATGCAAGAGCTTAGACTGCTCTCCCTTTCTACAGAAAAAACTCCTCTTTGA
- a CDS encoding tetratricopeptide repeat protein: protein MYIVFFFVLHTLALFLLSRLLLPSLTEEKRGAASWIFVVSIFLPFIGEILGLIVWLAEKKTHNRSALDTYDEYTRIHVDNYENIIEEAANDYRLLPIMQSLEMDDSEIKKEMLIRLLDLNIGQKGKYLYTALQNEDTEVVHYAATSINVLKDRYIRRISSLRNQLRSENPAIYLELAQVYQHYLESDLLTGEMKHMTALEYHNVLKLAIQIIPTNPHLVFQQAEVCLLLRKNQEAEELGRRLIHQFPAYFGGYLIHMQLAYHNENWPRIREMIQRMREQVSEGELPPRWVPVLRQLEGA, encoded by the coding sequence ATGTACATCGTTTTTTTCTTTGTGCTGCACACATTAGCATTGTTTCTGCTAAGCCGTCTACTCCTTCCTTCTCTAACAGAAGAAAAGCGCGGAGCAGCTTCCTGGATCTTTGTTGTTTCCATCTTTCTTCCCTTTATTGGTGAAATCTTAGGGCTTATCGTCTGGCTTGCTGAAAAAAAGACGCATAACCGCTCAGCTTTGGATACATATGATGAGTATACGCGAATACATGTGGATAACTACGAGAATATCATTGAAGAAGCCGCGAACGATTATCGTCTGCTTCCGATCATGCAGAGCTTGGAGATGGATGATAGCGAAATAAAAAAAGAAATGCTTATCCGTCTGTTGGACTTGAATATAGGACAAAAAGGTAAATATTTGTACACAGCCTTACAAAATGAAGATACGGAGGTCGTGCATTATGCTGCAACATCAATCAATGTCTTAAAAGACCGGTATATCCGTCGCATCTCCTCCCTTCGAAACCAGTTGCGCAGCGAGAATCCGGCAATCTACTTAGAACTTGCCCAAGTCTATCAGCATTATCTAGAAAGCGATCTGTTAACCGGAGAGATGAAGCACATGACGGCACTGGAATACCATAATGTATTAAAGCTGGCGATACAGATAATTCCTACCAATCCTCACCTTGTCTTTCAACAAGCTGAGGTATGCCTGCTTCTTAGGAAGAACCAGGAAGCAGAAGAACTGGGGAGACGTCTTATTCATCAGTTTCCCGCTTATTTCGGCGGCTATCTTATTCACATGCAGCTTGCTTACCACAACGAGAACTGGCCGCGTATTCGGGAAATGATCCAGCGAATGCGAGAACAAGTAAGTGAGGGCGAATTGCCCCCTCGCTGGGTTCCAGTTTTACGCCAGCTTGAAGGAGCGTAA
- the mnmA gene encoding tRNA 2-thiouridine(34) synthase MnmA, translating to MNKSPENTRVVVGMSGGVDSSVAALLLKEQGYDVIGIFMKNWDDTDEFGHCTAEEDYEDVRRVCGQIGIPYYTVNFEKEYWDRVFTYFLDEYKKGRTPNPDVMCNKEIKFRAFLDRALDLGADYLATGHYAQVDFHDGKYRLLRGADPKKDQTYFLNQLGQDQLSRTMFPLGHLPKTEVREIALKAGLATAKKKDSTGICFIGERNFKEFLSSYLPANPGDIRTVDGELKGRHDGLMYYTLGQRQGLGIGGGDGTGEPWFVVDKDVERNILYVAQGGDHDRLYSDLLVATDVHWVSGQAPGETFRCMAKFRYRQPDQGVTVHIKSDNRCEVVFDEPQRAITPGQAVVFYDGEACLGGATIDKALKKNKAEATV from the coding sequence ATGAATAAATCCCCTGAAAACACAAGGGTAGTTGTCGGAATGTCCGGCGGCGTAGATTCTTCTGTGGCGGCTTTGCTGCTTAAAGAGCAAGGATATGATGTCATCGGTATCTTTATGAAGAACTGGGATGACACGGATGAATTCGGGCATTGCACAGCCGAAGAAGACTATGAAGATGTACGCCGCGTCTGTGGACAGATCGGTATCCCATATTATACGGTGAATTTCGAGAAAGAATATTGGGATCGTGTATTTACGTATTTTCTTGATGAATATAAAAAGGGACGCACGCCGAATCCAGATGTGATGTGCAACAAGGAAATTAAATTCAGAGCGTTCCTCGACCGCGCCCTTGATTTGGGTGCTGATTATTTGGCGACAGGGCATTATGCACAAGTGGATTTCCATGATGGAAAGTATCGTCTGCTCCGTGGAGCGGACCCGAAGAAGGATCAGACATACTTTCTAAATCAGCTTGGCCAGGATCAATTGTCACGCACGATGTTTCCACTCGGACATCTGCCTAAAACAGAAGTAAGAGAAATCGCGTTAAAAGCAGGCTTAGCAACAGCGAAGAAGAAAGATAGTACAGGCATTTGCTTTATTGGTGAACGTAATTTTAAGGAATTCCTTAGCTCCTATCTTCCGGCCAATCCGGGTGACATTCGTACGGTGGACGGTGAACTGAAAGGCCGTCACGATGGATTGATGTATTATACGCTTGGACAGCGTCAGGGACTTGGAATCGGGGGTGGCGACGGTACGGGCGAGCCATGGTTCGTAGTAGATAAAGATGTAGAGCGTAATATTCTCTATGTGGCGCAGGGAGGCGATCATGATCGCTTGTACAGCGATCTGCTTGTGGCCACTGATGTTCATTGGGTAAGCGGTCAGGCACCGGGAGAGACATTCCGCTGCATGGCTAAATTCCGCTACCGTCAACCGGATCAAGGCGTGACCGTTCATATTAAATCAGACAATCGCTGTGAGGTTGTATTCGATGAGCCGCAGCGTGCCATCACACCGGGTCAAGCTGTGGTCTTCTATGATGGAGAGGCTTGCTTGGGTGGAGCAACCATCGATAAAGCACTAAAGAAAAATAAAGCAGAAGCGACTGTATAA
- a CDS encoding DUF2194 domain-containing protein, giving the protein MKVRTMSILIFLAAIMLLLTAGLQFMRSNGAYKLFSLTSGPGEVVQTMSAPDKKEKGQTITISILDSYSTVDRPLLSNLEHALQYAKVDYERITVENLATLTPSPYQVLVLVGEQVNQWPYETIRSYVQHGGRLVVTTRFHDPKWNELVGIQESRGFFKKDVSGLTFNRPIFPGYPNIPPQSRLFINSILDVSLQAGADVYLSAEKKPLLWTYPYGEGKVVYWNASTLVDKNTRGLLLHSIGLALPAFVTGQVAAKAVYIDDFPAPWPEGSNKAIAAHYGMNTSEFFRKVWWTDMKRWAHEYNIAYTGLMIATYRDDHTLSSEELIQLDKDTMVFFGRQLLKLGGEIGIHGYNHESLVTKGEPNDTELGYKLWKDQNEMVRSLRSAQEVFTHYFPEESFTTYVPPSNLLGRTGTAAIHEALPHVNTISSIYAGAPGKGYLIQEFGADKRFPNLYHMPRITSGYRFDEETAFLQADSLANFGLFSHFIHPDDIIDPSRAFGRGWPDMRSDFARMLAHVQKTYPYVEPTTARKLEQRLKAYQSATVRVRYAPDRIYLSGDKLPSPSYFLLRIEEHKAVDTQTAQGAEITKMPGMDHLFLIKMTQPEAEIQLKGGAS; this is encoded by the coding sequence ATGAAAGTTAGAACAATGAGTATACTCATATTTCTTGCTGCTATAATGCTTCTGCTTACTGCAGGGCTACAATTTATGCGCAGTAACGGCGCATATAAGCTTTTCTCTCTGACATCTGGTCCAGGGGAAGTCGTACAAACAATGAGCGCTCCAGATAAAAAAGAAAAAGGGCAGACTATCACAATCTCAATCCTCGACTCTTACTCTACGGTTGATCGCCCTCTGCTTTCTAATCTGGAGCATGCATTACAATACGCTAAAGTTGATTATGAGCGAATTACTGTAGAGAATCTGGCTACACTGACCCCTTCCCCATACCAAGTTCTCGTACTGGTTGGGGAACAAGTAAATCAATGGCCGTACGAGACGATTCGTTCGTATGTACAACATGGTGGTCGCCTCGTCGTAACCACGCGTTTCCATGATCCAAAGTGGAATGAACTGGTCGGCATCCAGGAAAGCCGCGGCTTCTTCAAAAAGGATGTGAGCGGACTTACTTTTAACCGCCCTATTTTTCCAGGGTATCCGAACATCCCTCCGCAATCACGACTGTTTATCAACAGCATACTTGACGTATCCTTACAGGCGGGAGCCGATGTCTACCTGTCAGCCGAGAAGAAACCCTTGCTCTGGACTTATCCATATGGAGAAGGAAAAGTAGTGTATTGGAATGCCTCCACACTCGTAGACAAAAACACGCGCGGTCTCCTCCTTCATTCGATCGGATTGGCGCTTCCCGCCTTTGTAACCGGACAAGTTGCAGCCAAAGCGGTCTATATCGATGATTTTCCCGCACCCTGGCCGGAAGGGAGCAATAAGGCGATTGCAGCGCATTACGGGATGAATACGAGCGAATTCTTTAGAAAAGTCTGGTGGACAGATATGAAGCGCTGGGCTCATGAATATAACATTGCGTATACAGGTCTGATGATCGCCACATACCGTGATGACCATACGCTCTCATCGGAGGAATTAATTCAGCTCGATAAAGACACAATGGTTTTCTTTGGACGCCAACTGCTCAAGCTTGGAGGCGAGATCGGCATACACGGCTACAACCATGAATCGCTTGTTACCAAAGGGGAACCCAATGATACGGAATTGGGTTATAAATTATGGAAAGACCAAAACGAGATGGTCAGAAGTCTGCGCAGTGCACAGGAGGTATTCACACATTATTTTCCTGAGGAGAGCTTCACCACCTATGTTCCTCCTTCCAACCTGCTTGGAAGAACCGGAACTGCTGCGATACACGAAGCGCTACCGCACGTGAATACAATCTCTTCGATCTATGCAGGCGCACCCGGTAAGGGTTATCTTATTCAGGAATTTGGGGCGGATAAGCGATTCCCTAACCTATATCATATGCCGCGCATTACAAGCGGATATCGTTTCGATGAGGAGACCGCCTTCTTACAGGCCGATTCTCTTGCCAACTTTGGCTTGTTCTCTCACTTTATTCATCCGGATGATATCATTGATCCTTCACGCGCTTTCGGACGCGGCTGGCCGGATATGCGAAGCGATTTTGCCCGCATGCTAGCGCATGTTCAGAAGACGTATCCGTATGTAGAACCGACGACAGCTCGGAAGCTCGAACAGAGATTGAAGGCATACCAATCAGCTACGGTACGCGTACGCTATGCACCGGATCGAATCTATCTTTCAGGCGATAAACTGCCCTCTCCTTCTTACTTCTTGCTACGAATTGAAGAACACAAGGCAGTAGATACACAAACAGCACAGGGCGCTGAAATCACAAAAATGCCGGGGATGGATCATCTTTTTCTGATTAAAATGACGCAGCCTGAGGCAGAAATCCAGCTAAAAGGAGGAGCATCATGA
- a CDS encoding MDR family MFS transporter, whose translation MVGYVWRMSPLGVRVLFICSFLMNLGFYALIPYLTLYLTGSFAWSMAMAGILLGIRQFSQQGFSFLGGMLADRIGCKQALVFGVLVRAAGFVGFAFCTEMWQFIVAAILSGLGGALFEPAFLAAFARLTPEKGRKEIFAFRSVVVNTGMVVSTLVGGVLASVQFFYLSLVSGVLFIAVAMLVWVTLPKIEAEVTSRSWVADTREIIMNRPFVLYTVILIGYFYLYMQLFLTIPRRMEEVTGDTSGVAIMYATISLTVIALQLKVAVWLQNVSARFVLIGIGALVMGLSLFLLGFVTTIEMIIADGLLFAVGNMMVAPVLHDVVTLFAPANRLGSYYGFNSFSLAIGGALSTVLGGWLYDMGSHWNAAMLPWIFCLFVGFLVCLGMYKLEISRQPQALRTKMREG comes from the coding sequence ATGGTTGGATATGTATGGCGAATGTCGCCGTTAGGTGTACGGGTGCTGTTTATCTGTTCTTTTTTAATGAATTTGGGCTTTTATGCATTGATTCCATATCTGACGCTGTATTTGACGGGAAGTTTTGCCTGGTCTATGGCAATGGCCGGAATTCTGCTTGGTATCCGTCAGTTTTCGCAGCAGGGTTTTTCATTTTTAGGGGGGATGCTTGCGGATCGGATCGGCTGTAAACAAGCGCTTGTATTCGGGGTACTCGTACGGGCCGCTGGGTTTGTAGGCTTTGCTTTTTGTACGGAAATGTGGCAGTTTATTGTTGCCGCCATTTTATCGGGTCTTGGCGGGGCATTATTTGAACCTGCCTTTCTTGCGGCATTTGCTAGGCTCACTCCGGAGAAAGGGAGAAAAGAGATTTTTGCATTCCGCAGTGTAGTAGTCAACACCGGCATGGTTGTGTCAACGCTTGTTGGTGGCGTATTGGCGTCCGTTCAGTTCTTCTATCTCTCTTTGGTATCGGGTGTGCTTTTCATAGCGGTAGCGATGCTGGTATGGGTGACGCTGCCGAAGATTGAAGCGGAGGTAACGAGTAGGAGCTGGGTGGCGGATACGCGGGAGATTATAATGAATCGTCCCTTCGTGCTCTATACGGTTATTCTGATTGGTTATTTTTATTTGTATATGCAGCTATTTTTGACGATTCCGCGCCGAATGGAGGAGGTTACGGGGGATACGAGCGGTGTGGCAATTATGTATGCAACAATCTCGCTTACTGTCATCGCACTTCAATTGAAGGTAGCTGTATGGCTTCAAAACGTATCGGCTCGATTTGTGCTGATCGGTATTGGTGCGCTGGTGATGGGTTTGAGCTTATTTTTGCTTGGATTCGTAACCACGATCGAAATGATCATCGCTGACGGATTGCTGTTTGCTGTAGGAAATATGATGGTAGCTCCCGTATTGCACGACGTAGTGACACTTTTTGCTCCAGCGAATCGTCTGGGTTCGTATTATGGATTTAATAGCTTTTCTCTTGCGATCGGCGGTGCACTAAGCACTGTGCTGGGTGGATGGCTATATGATATGGGAAGCCATTGGAATGCCGCGATGCTGCCCTGGATTTTCTGCTTGTTCGTTGGCTTCCTGGTCTGCTTAGGGATGTATAAGCTTGAGATAAGCAGACAGCCGCAGGCGCTTCGTACGAAGATGCGTGAGGGATAA